The following are encoded together in the Hemicordylus capensis ecotype Gifberg chromosome 4, rHemCap1.1.pri, whole genome shotgun sequence genome:
- the GPBP1L1 gene encoding vasculin-like protein 1 isoform X1, producing the protein MAQHDFVPAWLNFSTPQSAKAPGATFEKHGEHLPRGEGRFGVSRRRHNSSDGFFNNGPLRTAGDCWHQPSLHRHDSVDSGVSKGAHIGLAGNQPGWHGPSRGHDVMNQRAGGGTGSHRHWNGNFHSRKGSAFQEKPPAEAREEKEEKEKLQFEEDDFPSLNPEAGKQNNQSKPVGTPSGVWENPPSAKQPTKMLVIKKVSKEDPAAAFSAAFTSPGPQLSNGNKATTIVPSVYKNLVPKPAAPPSKPSQWKANRSEHKPGSLSSSRDSAFTSPVSITKPAALAGGSVLASSKESPSSTTPPIEISSSRLTKLVRRTDKKSEFLKALKDDRNGEMPERHENNKLEDMEGSSTPEPKENWEENCHQNGLSLPLEEGENLSHSLEAEHRLLKAMGWQEYPENDENCLPLTEDELKEFQIKSEQLKRNGFGKNGFLQGRGNSQLFSHWRRTFKTEFEESDTETSSSETSDDDA; encoded by the exons ATGGCGCAGCATGACTTTGTTCCTGCCTGGCTTAACTTCTCTACGCCACAGTCTGCCAAG GCCCCTGGAGCTACTTTTGAGAAGCACGGAGAGCATCTTCCTCGGGGAGAAGGCCGCTTCGGAGTAAGCCGGAGACGTCATAATTCTTCAGatggcttttttaataatggccCCCTCAGAACTGCAGGAG ACTGCTGGCATCAGCCTTCCCTGCACCGCCATGATTCTGTGGATTCTGGTGTTTCTAAAGGAGCTCATATTGGGCTAGCTGGTAATCAGCCAGGCTGGCATGGTCCTTCACGGGGCCACGATGTCATGAATcagagagctggaggaggaacTGGATCTCATCGCCACTGGAATGGCAACTTCCACTCCCGAAAGGGTTCAGCTTTTCAGGAAAAGCCACCTGCTGAGgccagggaggagaaggaagagaaggagaaactgcagttTGAAGAAGATGACTTT CCATCACTGAATCCAGAAGCTGGAAAGCAGAACAACCAGAGTAAGCCAGTTGGGACTCCTTCTGGTGTTTGGG AAAATCCTCCGAGTGCCAAGCAACCTACCAAGATGCTGGTCATCAAAAAGGTTTCAAAAGAGGATCCTGCTGCCGCCTTCTCAGCCGCATTTACATCACCAGGGCCTCAGCTTTCAAATGGCAACAAAGCAACCACCATTGTCCCAAGTGTCTACAAAAACCTAGTTCCTAAACCTGCAGCACCCCCTTCCAAG CCAAGCCAGTGGAAAGCGAACAGAAGTGAACATAAACCAGGCTCACTCTCCTCCAGTCGTGATTCTGCCTTTACTAGTCCTGTGTCTATAACCAAACCAGCTGCATTGGCCGGTGGCTCAGTTCTTGCCTCTTCCAAAGAG AGTCCCTCCAGCACCACCCCTCCCATTGAAATAAGCTCCTCTCGCTTGACAAAGCTGGTGCGCCGCACAGATAAGAAGAGTGAGTTCTTGAAGGCCCTAAAGGATGATAGGAATGGGGAGATGCCAGAGCGCCATGAGAACAACAAACTGGAGGAT ATGGAGGGCAGCAGCACACCAGAACCAAAGGAAAACTGGGAAGAAAATTGCCATCAGAATGGtctttctctccctttggaaGAAGGGGAGAACCTTTCTCACTCATTAGAAGCAGAACACAG ATTATTGAAAGCAATGGGATGGCAGGAATACCCTGAAAATGATGAGAATTGCCTTCCCCTCACAGAGGATGAGCTTAAAGAGTTCCAAATAAAGTCAGAGCAG CTAAAAAGAAATGGCTTTGGGAAGAATGGATTTCTTCAAGGCCGTGGCAACAGTCAACTGTTCTCCCACTGGAGACGCACTTTTAAGACAGAATTTGAGGAGTCAGATACAGAAACCAGTAGCAGTGAAACTTCAGACGATGATGCCTGA
- the GPBP1L1 gene encoding vasculin-like protein 1 isoform X2, which yields MAQHDFVPAWLNFSTPQSAKAPGATFEKHGEHLPRGEGRFGVSRRRHNSSDGFFNNGPLRTAGDCWHQPSLHRHDSVDSGVSKGAHIGLAGNQPGWHGPSRGHDVMNQRAGGGTGSHRHWNGNFHSRKGSAFQEKPPAEAREEKEEKEKLQFEEDDFPSLNPEAGKQNNQSKPVGTPSGVWENPPSAKQPTKMLVIKKVSKEDPAAAFSAAFTSPGPQLSNGNKATTIVPSVYKNLVPKPAAPPSKSPSSTTPPIEISSSRLTKLVRRTDKKSEFLKALKDDRNGEMPERHENNKLEDMEGSSTPEPKENWEENCHQNGLSLPLEEGENLSHSLEAEHRLLKAMGWQEYPENDENCLPLTEDELKEFQIKSEQLKRNGFGKNGFLQGRGNSQLFSHWRRTFKTEFEESDTETSSSETSDDDA from the exons ATGGCGCAGCATGACTTTGTTCCTGCCTGGCTTAACTTCTCTACGCCACAGTCTGCCAAG GCCCCTGGAGCTACTTTTGAGAAGCACGGAGAGCATCTTCCTCGGGGAGAAGGCCGCTTCGGAGTAAGCCGGAGACGTCATAATTCTTCAGatggcttttttaataatggccCCCTCAGAACTGCAGGAG ACTGCTGGCATCAGCCTTCCCTGCACCGCCATGATTCTGTGGATTCTGGTGTTTCTAAAGGAGCTCATATTGGGCTAGCTGGTAATCAGCCAGGCTGGCATGGTCCTTCACGGGGCCACGATGTCATGAATcagagagctggaggaggaacTGGATCTCATCGCCACTGGAATGGCAACTTCCACTCCCGAAAGGGTTCAGCTTTTCAGGAAAAGCCACCTGCTGAGgccagggaggagaaggaagagaaggagaaactgcagttTGAAGAAGATGACTTT CCATCACTGAATCCAGAAGCTGGAAAGCAGAACAACCAGAGTAAGCCAGTTGGGACTCCTTCTGGTGTTTGGG AAAATCCTCCGAGTGCCAAGCAACCTACCAAGATGCTGGTCATCAAAAAGGTTTCAAAAGAGGATCCTGCTGCCGCCTTCTCAGCCGCATTTACATCACCAGGGCCTCAGCTTTCAAATGGCAACAAAGCAACCACCATTGTCCCAAGTGTCTACAAAAACCTAGTTCCTAAACCTGCAGCACCCCCTTCCAAG AGTCCCTCCAGCACCACCCCTCCCATTGAAATAAGCTCCTCTCGCTTGACAAAGCTGGTGCGCCGCACAGATAAGAAGAGTGAGTTCTTGAAGGCCCTAAAGGATGATAGGAATGGGGAGATGCCAGAGCGCCATGAGAACAACAAACTGGAGGAT ATGGAGGGCAGCAGCACACCAGAACCAAAGGAAAACTGGGAAGAAAATTGCCATCAGAATGGtctttctctccctttggaaGAAGGGGAGAACCTTTCTCACTCATTAGAAGCAGAACACAG ATTATTGAAAGCAATGGGATGGCAGGAATACCCTGAAAATGATGAGAATTGCCTTCCCCTCACAGAGGATGAGCTTAAAGAGTTCCAAATAAAGTCAGAGCAG CTAAAAAGAAATGGCTTTGGGAAGAATGGATTTCTTCAAGGCCGTGGCAACAGTCAACTGTTCTCCCACTGGAGACGCACTTTTAAGACAGAATTTGAGGAGTCAGATACAGAAACCAGTAGCAGTGAAACTTCAGACGATGATGCCTGA